In Candidatus Desulfofervidus auxilii, one genomic interval encodes:
- a CDS encoding DUF294 nucleotidyltransferase-like domain-containing protein, which translates to MHNLDLLNSSVISLVSRPPVICKADIKVHEVVSMMVKNKIGSVVVVDEQEIPLGIVTDKDLRNKVLAHNLGTEIPVESIMSKPVVTISTETIAFEALRIMMKNDIHHLPVVNETRRIKGVISSHDLMLLSTPHPIAFIREIGEQNSLEGLSFLFKQTSQVAASLLRSGLSMYHLCLLITEIHDHIIRKILELTTSSLIQEKGIKDLSGHLCWLVFGSEGRREQTLITDQDNGIVFSNIPIEIANSFGDKAVNYLLQCGYPICSGGIMANQPNWCRSISSWEKALKKWIINQNENTVIWLTVIADLRPIWGNFSLAKDLYHIFVKTIKSWRGIFRNLAQTALINAPSNFLEWFAAQRASGGRNLLNIKLYGISAIVNGIRLYALMEDIEDKNTWQRLNKLKEKGVISEQDAQDLLGAFDFLMRIRLQHQLKCVGREGIPDNIIDLRELSSLEYGFLKGALKAINRFQAVLREKFYLSPII; encoded by the coding sequence ATGCATAATCTGGATCTTTTGAACTCATCTGTAATTTCACTTGTTTCCCGTCCACCTGTAATATGTAAGGCTGATATAAAGGTTCATGAAGTAGTTTCAATGATGGTGAAAAACAAAATAGGTTCTGTGGTGGTGGTGGATGAGCAGGAGATTCCTTTGGGTATTGTCACTGATAAGGACTTACGGAATAAAGTTCTGGCCCATAATTTAGGCACTGAGATACCTGTTGAAAGCATTATGTCCAAACCAGTGGTAACTATTTCTACTGAGACAATTGCCTTTGAGGCATTACGGATTATGATGAAAAATGATATTCACCACCTGCCTGTTGTGAATGAAACAAGAAGAATTAAAGGTGTGATCTCCAGTCATGACTTGATGTTATTGAGCACTCCTCATCCCATTGCCTTTATTAGGGAAATTGGGGAACAAAATTCACTAGAAGGTTTAAGTTTTCTATTTAAACAAACATCGCAGGTAGCAGCTTCTTTGCTTAGATCAGGGTTAAGTATGTATCATTTATGTTTATTAATTACTGAAATTCATGACCATATTATTAGAAAAATTTTAGAATTAACTACCTCATCTCTTATTCAAGAAAAAGGTATAAAAGATTTATCAGGGCATCTTTGTTGGCTAGTATTTGGCAGTGAAGGGCGTAGAGAGCAAACTTTAATTACAGACCAAGATAACGGAATAGTCTTTAGCAATATTCCTATTGAGATAGCTAATTCTTTTGGGGATAAAGCAGTAAATTATCTTCTTCAGTGTGGTTACCCTATTTGCTCAGGAGGGATAATGGCCAATCAGCCTAACTGGTGCCGTTCTATCTCTTCATGGGAAAAAGCATTAAAGAAATGGATAATTAATCAGAATGAAAATACAGTTATATGGTTAACAGTGATAGCAGATTTGAGACCAATATGGGGAAATTTTTCCTTAGCAAAGGATTTATATCACATTTTTGTCAAGACTATAAAAAGCTGGCGTGGGATATTTAGGAATTTAGCCCAAACTGCCCTAATCAATGCCCCAAGCAATTTTTTAGAGTGGTTTGCTGCTCAAAGGGCAAGTGGAGGAAGAAATTTGCTTAATATCAAGCTTTATGGAATTTCTGCAATTGTTAATGGCATCCGGCTTTATGCCTTAATGGAAGACATAGAAGATAAAAATACTTGGCAGCGTTTAAATAAACTTAAAGAAAAAGGAGTAATTAGTGAGCAGGATGCCCAAGATTTACTTGGAGCTTTTGATTTTTTGATGCGCATCCGGCTACAGCATCAGCTGAAATGTGTGGGAAGAGAGGGAATTCCTGATAATATAATAGACCTGAGAGAGTTAAGTTCATTGGAATACGGCTTTCTAAAAGGAGCACTAAAGGCAATTAATAGATTTCAGGCTGTTTTGCGGGAGAAATTTTATCTTTCACCAATAATTTAA
- a CDS encoding PolC-type DNA polymerase III has product MSFWTIFKKRFTKKKPKRRLPLHIKEILETIPPKLNIGIKTPRFVVFDTETTGLKKEAELVAIGALGITKGRVVLSDMFYELIQPRAEIPAPSIFVHGITPSMVEDRPKADEILIKFIEYCGQDILVGYQAGFDLMFINKEMENYFGIRLPNITLDVLKLFLFIKKPYANYSLEPQNHDLSLDAVAKELGVPLFDRHSVIGDVLGTAMLFQKLLTEAEDKNMTLKDLVRIAKV; this is encoded by the coding sequence ATGTCATTTTGGACAATCTTTAAAAAAAGATTTACCAAGAAAAAACCAAAAAGACGCCTACCTTTACATATTAAGGAGATTTTAGAAACAATACCTCCAAAGCTTAATATAGGGATTAAAACCCCTAGATTTGTAGTGTTTGATACAGAAACTACTGGTTTGAAGAAAGAAGCAGAACTTGTAGCTATAGGGGCGTTAGGTATCACCAAAGGAAGGGTAGTGCTTTCAGATATGTTTTATGAGTTAATTCAACCTAGAGCGGAAATCCCAGCCCCATCTATTTTTGTGCACGGGATTACTCCTTCCATGGTAGAAGATAGACCCAAAGCAGATGAAATTTTGATAAAATTTATTGAATACTGTGGCCAAGATATACTTGTGGGTTATCAAGCAGGTTTTGATTTGATGTTTATTAACAAAGAGATGGAAAATTATTTTGGAATTCGGTTGCCTAATATTACTCTTGATGTTTTAAAGTTATTTCTCTTTATTAAAAAACCATATGCCAATTATAGTCTTGAGCCCCAAAATCATGACCTTTCACTGGATGCGGTAGCTAAAGAGTTAGGAGTCCCTTTGTTTGATAGACATAGTGTTATTGGGGATGTGCTAGGTACAGCCATGCTCTTTCAGAAATTATTAACGGAAGCAGAAGATAAAAATATGACCCTAAAGGATTTAGTAAGAATAGCTAAAGTTTAA